In Panicum virgatum strain AP13 chromosome 5K, P.virgatum_v5, whole genome shotgun sequence, the genomic window GGTCTCAAAATAAAAAGTTTGGCTTCTGCGGGCGTATCGTGTGTCGCCATGAGGCCCATGACGCAGATGTTTATTACAAGCACTTGCTGATTATTCTATGCTCTCCGGCCAGCTACAGAGGCCCTGCAGCAGGATTGAGCCTGAACCTGATCTGCACAACACGGATTCTGCATTTCTGCTACGTTTCTAGACTGAGGTTCGTGCACGATGGATAGGCCCGAGGGAGCACCAGACAAGACCGTCCAGCCAGGCCGAGGTGATCCTCAACCAGCCAAGCAGAACTCGCAACACTTAAACTAGTTCAGAAGCGAGCAAGCGCAAGGGCACAAAATCGACGAACAAGTCTGGGTCACTTGGCGCCAGAATCTTACATGATTGAGGTCCTTCAAAACCGATGCCCCCCGCTTGGATTCTTCCCTCGCCTCCCCAAGTCCCCATCCCCACTGACCTTTACGCCCGCCCAGCTCATCCCCGCAGCCTAGGATCTAGCTCCTCTCCTTGAACCACTCACCGGCGCTCTCGCTGCGCTCGCCCAACACTGAACACCAACCACCCTTGCCCCAGGCGTCAGCCGGTCCCTATATATAACGGCGGGAGCCTCGTCTGGAAGCCTCATCGATCGATCACCATTCGCCAGTGCCGGTGCCGCCACTATCTCCGGCGACCACCACCGCGTCGCAGCTTGTagctgatcgatcgatcggtcgtcgtcgtcgctagCGATCGAAGATGACGTCAGACGACCCCAATGCGTTCAACATGACGCTGGCCTACTTGCCGGGCGCCGGCGTACCGCACTGGCTGAACAAGGGCGACAACGCGTGGCAGATGGTGTCGGCCACGCTGGTGGGCATGCAGAGCGTGCCGGGGCTGGTCATCCTCTATGGCAGCATCGTCAAGAAGAAGTGGGCCGTCAACTCGGCGTTCATGGCGCTCTACGCCTTCGCCGCCGTCTGGctgtgctgggtcacctggggCTACCAGATGTCCTTCGGCGAGAGGCTGCTCCCGATGTGGGGTAAGGCCGGCCACGCGCTAGGCCAGGACGTCCTCCTCGGCCAGGCCTCCCTCCCGGCGACCGAGCACCGCTACGCCCACCACGGCGCCGTCGAGACCCCCGGGATCATGCCCTGGTACCCCATGGCGTCCATGGTCTACTTCCAGTGCGTCTTCGCCGCCATCACGCTGATCCTGCTCGCCGGCTCCCTGCTCGGCCGCATGAACTTCAAGGCGTGGATGCTCTTCGTCCCGCTCTGGCTCACCTTCTCCTACACCATCGGCGCCTTCTCCATCTGGGGCGGCGGCTTCCTCTTCCACTGGGGCGTCATGGACTACTCCGGCGGCTACGTCATCCACCTCTCGTCTGGCGTCGCGGGGTTCACCGCCGCCTACTGGGTCGGGCCCAGGTCCACCAAGGACAGGGAGAGGTTCCCGCCCAACAACGTCCTGCTCATGCTCACCGGCGCCGGCATCCTGTGGATGGGCTGGGCTGGCTTCAACGGCGGCGACCCCTACTCCGCCAACATCGACTCCTCCCTCGCCGTGCTCAACACCAACATCTGCGCCGCCACCAGCCTCCTCGTCTGGACCTGCCTCGACGTCATCTTCTTCAAGAAGCCCTCCGTTATCGGCGCAGTCCAGGGCATGATCACCGGCCTCGTCTGCATCACTCCCGGCGCAGGTACAAACGAAGACTCAGTCCGATACTACTAGTACTAGTACGCAACATTTGTCATCATTACCTGTGGTAGTGTGGTTCATTAGCAACAGCTCTAGTATGATTAACCAGCAGATACGTTAATCACAACGCGCCAGCGGGCATATAGCTGGGGCACGATGTCATCGTCGATCACTCTGTCATCAACGAAATTAAATTAGCTAGTTAATTAAAATGTCCAACGAAGACACGGACCGCCATTTAATTTTTGTAGCTTGTGATTCTTCACGGCTGCACAGCACTGAATCTACCCCCTCTTTTGACCCGTCAATAAAGCGTGGTACGTACCAGTGAGTTTATCTAGATAGAAGACCAATAACAAAGTAAGTCCAACACTTTGTGTAATAACCAACTGCCATGCGACACACATACGACACCCGAGTTACTTTGGCCCGAGTGCTCTGTAGCGTTTCCCTCGACTGAGGAAGTTTGGGGAAAGTATGCTGAAAAAGCAGCTTAGATTCCATGAACGAGGTAGCACTGAACTGAGGTCTGAACTAAAGTTACCTCTGCACGTGTGGAAGATTATTCATATCAACTAGCAAGAAAGaacatatttttttctaaaagatTTTCGCACTGGATAGCGTCTCTGTCTGTAGCATACCATGCTTTAAAAGCTGAATATTTCTATTAGGAATCTAGAAGGAAACAAAAGCAGCTCCTTTTTTTCCCCCAAAGCTATGAAGACTTCCTTCTAGTCGGATTGGAGTACTCCGTCTCAAAATAAGTCACCCTAGAAATTTTAGGACAGGTTAACCTTGGAAGGGAAAATGACTATATTTGCCCCTATTTATTACCCATATTTGGTAGCAATTGATTCTTACATGTagatgcactttctaaatagggtaaagtgatttattttttgggacaaattttaaatCCTAGGATGACTAGTTTtttttggatggagggagtattgcACTGAGGCATCAAGTGAGTGATCAGACCACCAAGGCACCAATGGGAGGATCATTTTCTTGTCAGCCACCTACGTAGTCATGCATGCTTCCACTACCTCTTTGACAGTTTGACACCGGTCAATCTCTAGGATTTTCTATATTTACCTGCAGCTTTCAATCCactactgcaaaaaaaaaaaaaatcaaaatgggCATAAATTTCTTATTGTTTAGAAATGTAGGCATCTCCAACCTCAGCAAAATAATGGAGGCATTTCTTGTTGCTGTTAGTAACTGATGAGTAACTTATGTCGTCGTCCACCTCTGCTCTGCAGGTCTTGTCCAGGGTTGGGCGGCGATCTTGATGGGTATGCTCTCGGGCAGCATCCCGTGGTTCACGATGATGGTGGTGCACAAGCGCTCCCGCCTGCTCCAGCAGGTGGACGACACCCTGGGCGTGTTCCACACCCACGCCGTGGCCGGGGTCCTGGGCGGCGTCACCACGGGGCTCTTCGCGCACCCGTCGCTGTGCCCCCTGTTCCTGCCCGTCAGCAACTCCAAGGGCGCCTTCTACGGCAGCGGCATCCAGCTCGTGAAGCAGGTCGGCGGCGCGCTCTTCATCATCTCCTGGAACTTGGTGGTGACCACCCTGGTGTGCCTGGTGGTGCGCTTCGTGGTGCCGCTGCGCATGCCCGACGACGAGCTGACCATCGGCGACGACGCCGTGCACGGCGAGGAGGCCTACGCGCTGTGGGGCGACGGCGAGAAGTTCGATTCCACCAAGCACGGCTGGTACTCGGACAACGACACGCAGCACAACAAGGCGCCCAGCGGCGTCACGCAGGACGTCTGATTGGGAATCGACGACGTCGGCGATGTATTGGATCGATCTGAATAAGTGATGATCATCAGGGGGTTTCGTTTGGTTCATCCAATATGCTTATTGGTCATGTGTTGGGGTTCGAAAAATTGGTTGATTCGCCTGCATGCTACGGATAGGGATGCACGCAGTTTTTTTTTAGGGTGATCGCGTCGTGTGGGTGGAGTTTATTGGTCGGCTTTTGTTGCAGTTTGTTTGTCGTCGCACACGCGCGTGCACGCGCTGTGGAATAACGTGTTGTCCTACTGTGAATCTGTGATGATGAACTGATGGAAAAGAAATCCCCATGATACTCCGTTGTTAGATTATTGGTCACTTCAGTTCCAGTGTCTTAAATTAAACCAGGTCCATGACCATGAAAATAGGGATAACGCACATTGAACCCTGAGCTGTTGTTGAGGATAAACCAATGCATCTCGTAAATATTTTTTCTACTAGTAAGGATAAATATATAGTCTATAGCGTACACTATACACTTTTATATTAACGAGCGTGATTCCTATATCACACACATCCCCGTAATACTCCACCACACCATCGATATGGTTCAATACGTCATAAAAGATTACTAGGAAGTAGCGATAATATAGTAATTCAAGGGTATTTGGATTCAAGTGTTAATAGGGTGGGCTAAATCTCACGCAAGACAAACTTTAGCAAGAGGTATGAGTGCTAATATGGATTAAAGTTTAGCAGTCGACTTTAGCCCATCCAAACATACACTTAGGGTTGAGCTGTGGCTAAAGAAAAAGCTGCTGTGGACTGTGGGCTCTAGATTTTGACAAAACTGAAAAATGTTTGACTAAAATAGCTTTGGACAAACTGCTGGAAGCTGCGAGCTATGGAGTAAAAAGCAAATAAAAATGCAAGACTCAACCTGCAGCCCATTAGGCCTCATTTTGAATGGGCCGAATTTGGCCCAATCAATGTTAGTGGGTTGGACCCGCCTAAACACGACCTAAAATATTTTGTATCCTCTTTTTTTGACTAGGGGTTATAAATGTCTGCTTGGTTGGAAGACAAAATATTGACAAGCCCACAAATTTTGGCAATCGTTTGGTTCAAGGCAAAAAAGCCACCCACCTAGTCAAATGCTATTCTAAACTTGCCAATATTTTGGTTAAAAAAATGACATGCCTATGATTTGGCATGCCCACAATTTGACATGCCAACATTTTGGCATCCAACCAAGCATGCTCTAAATCCTAATATACTCTCTCCGTTCTAAAAAGAATGTAAATCTGGATTCCCAAGAAGTCAAACAATCTTCTTCACCATCGATGTCCCTGACTGCTTCTTATCATAAAAACCACTGTAGTGGAGCTCAGTGCGGATGCATCACATCACCTTGCAAACTCACGAGCATGTTTGAATACTGGTTGTAATCTTTTTCATGCTTCTAGAAAACATGTCTGAGCATGTTTGAATGTTTTCATGTCATTTTCAATTCATCAATTTTGATAAGATGTTTGGTTAGAGAAACACGTGGTGCGGATCCATAATTCTCTAGTTTGGTACTCTACTAGGGAGCATCTGTGTCAAGACCACAAAATCAACTAATCCCGCGCTAAATCCAAATGCATCCTTGACTCTGGAATTTAGGCTTGGCGATCGGCGTAATGGCGTCCTCTCGGAAAACGACGCTCACGTGGATGGTTGCTCAACCGCTCTTCTTGGCCGCACCAACATATGGGAATGCCGGCCCTCTGAAAGTGGGCCCAGACATAGGATCTCCCCTCAGCTCACGAGCCGCCCCGCTTGGCGTAAGTGCCCGGCGCAAGTACGCGACGTCTCCCACACCAGATCCACGTGTGTCCCCGACATCCATGCCCCACCGCGTCACTCGCGCGAAGGTCACTTCAAACGACAAGGGACCCGGGCGCTCTTTGCCTCTCCGTCCACCGTGTGAATTGCGTGCTCCGCCGGACTTCGGGATAACCGCTCGGTCGGCTTCATAACTCCCACCGCACGGGTCGcctccgcgcggcggcgaggagggctccACGACGGAGACCAGTGCGTGCGGGTGGGCGGGCGGGCTCATCTTTTATCGTGCGCCCGCACTGAGCGGATCGCTGCTCCCAAATCGCAGACCCCAGGGCGCGCGTTGCTTCCCCGGCGCAGCGCAGGATGTCGGATTCGcaggccgtcgccggcggcgagtctCCCGCCGAGCTTCTGctccgcgcggcggcgatggcgcccGCGGAGCGCtacgcgctcgccgccgtcgccgtcgtgtcGGTCTTCCTGTACCGCTTCCTCGAGCTCCACGTCATCGGCGACGCCCTCCGCGGCTTTCGGGGCGGCCGCGTCGAGCTCACCTTCCACCCGGCCTCGGAGATCTACCACCGCGTCGCGTCCAAGTGCCGCTCCCTCCACGGCAGGTATGGCAGTGGGCTGTCTCGGTCTGGCCTCGCAATTTAGCGGCAGTACTAATGTTGGGCGTGTTTGGTCAATTGTGATGAAATTTGCTAGCTGGGGTTCTGAATTACGCGACGCATTAATTGCATTATATGAAGTCAGTTTAAGTTGGGAATCATGATGGATTTACAGTATAATTATTAACTTATTAATCATCAAGGTACCTGGCGACACCATGGCTGGCAAGCCCGCATCTGCAGACATTGTTCCTCGGCATCTCTGGGAGGCCTCCATCATTCACGTACAAGAGGTTAGATTCAGTGCAAGAGAGTTAACATTACTCCAGTCTTTTAGATTTCTGTATTCACTCTAGCCATTTAGACGCCCTTTGTAAAATTGAGTACAGCAGACAGTTGGACCCTGTCAAGAGTTTATTCTGCTCTGTTATACATCACCGTGATTTTCCAATATAATTACACTCCATCAGTTGTAAATGCAATGTTTAGGCTATTGATATGGTCTTCAGTACGACACTTTTCCCAGcaagtttttgaaaaaaaacggATTATATggtatgaaagtatttttcactTAGTAACATCAATCATGTGTTGTCAATCTATGCAACTTCTTATATGTTAATGATCAAAGCCTAAAGGTTTGACAATCAGGAATGATAAAACTACTTGTATTTGCAATCGGCTGCTCCTCTTTCAATATAGAGTGGACTATTTTTTTCGATTAAGGAAAATCCCGGCCTTGAACAGCTTGTATGACCACTGCAAGAATATTTGGGCATTTTTTCTAGCCTTTTTACAGTTCCGTACTTCCGTGAATGAATTCCTCGACGTGTCAAGATTGTTTTGGCGACTCTATTGGTTATCAAAGAAACTTATGGTTTGATAATCAACATGAATTTTGcagaaagggaaagaaaaacaaAGTAAGAAAGCTGATTAGCAAGAggttgcatttattttattgaaAGTAATTCTTTGCTTTCTGACAAGGAACACAGTAACAAATGATTAAGCCCTTAACATGATATATTGAAAGTAACAAATGACTTTCTCTAGATTAATCCCTTAACTAATTTTTTTAGGATATGTGCTTATTTTTTTAGTTGAGTGAGCCAAAACACTACTTTTGCTTTCTTAGTTGGCAGTTCACTGATTACAATCTCTGCACCGCAGACAACTGTACACAGTCCGGGATGGTGGAACCATTGCTCTGGATTGGCTTCTTGCCTCTGATCTGGAAGGTAGAGGACCACAAATTTTGTGTAATGTATGTTGTGCATGGTGGTACCTGACCTTTTTGGTTATGTTGCAGATGCAGACGGTTTTATTTCTAAAGATGATTCAACACCTCTTGTAGTTGTGGTTCCCGGATTAACTAGtgattctgctgctgctgtaagTTGCTAACTTAGTTTTATTGTTGACATATTTCTGCATTGTATATTTGAAGAGCTCTTGATTTTTCTGTTGTATAATGTATATCTTTGCTACTCATTCTAAAGATGTAATGACTTGTTGCAGTATGTAAAACACTTGGTTTATTCTATAGCAAGCAAAGGATGGAATGTTGTCGTAAGCAACCACAGAGGTCTTGGTGGTGTGTCCATTACTGTAAGTTATCTAATTGAATATCCAAGTATTTGAATTTGATTTAAACTTTGTTAAACATTCCTGGTCATTGTTTGGGTCCAGCTTGTAATATGCAATGTTTTCCCAAGATTTGTGGCTCTTATGTTAACCATATATATGATTGCCACGAATGGTGGCACAAATTGATGAAGTTCATGTTGTCTGTTTACGCTGCAACATGTTTTAGAGGCACCAAATGATTTGTTTAGTAACCATCACCactgaaattgtaatatttATTTCCTATGGTAGTCAGATTGTTTCTACAATGGCGGTTGGACTGAAGATGTCCGAGAGGTCATTAATTACCTCCATCACAGATACCCACAGACCCCACTGTTCTGCATTGGTACAAGCATAGGTGCCAATATTGTGGTATGCAACTTTAACCTTGGCGTAACCTTATTTTTTGCAATTCTGCATGTTGAATTATTTCATATTATGATGTCCACTTTTTGCTGCTACCTACTACTGAAAAGTGTTTGTTGCAGTTTTACCTGTATAGgtagctttttttttctctacaACTCGCAGGTGAGACTTACCCAACATcgtttgagatggtttggacaagtccaacggaggcctcctgaggcaccggtgcgtagtggggttctaaagcgtgccgataatgtaaagaggggtagaggtagacctaaactgacctGGGatgggacgagtcggttaagagaaaccttaaggattggaatatctctaaagaggtaGCTTtgaataggagcgcttggagactagctatcaacgtgcctgaaccatgatctctgtgtcttttgggtttcatctctagcctaccccaacttgcttgggacaaaaggctatgttgctgttgttgttgttgtttcgCAGGAGAGCggtgtatctttgtattaagaagaaggaATAGTCCAATTACAGATCCCAATTCCCACCTTGGACCAGAATGGGGTTGGTAAATAACTGTCCTGTATAGGTAGCTAACAATGCGCAAATGTTGCCTGATTTACGGATGGtagattctctttcaaaaagaGCCACTCACATGTACAAACTTAATGTTTAAGTTTGTCTCGGATTTTCAATTGTGACATGTTTTGTAACTAGGCCAAGAATCAGCACGATCTATTTTTACAAGAAGCTGGTTGACACAGTCCATTCTTCATAATCTTTCTCCACATATGTTACGGATATATTTCCAAGAGAAGTACTGAATGAGGTTAGAATCGTTCAGTATTTATCCACTATTTCTGCAATTTTACCATACTTCAGTGAAGCAGTGGTTTACTGAAGTTTGGCAAGTGTTCATGAAATCTTGTACTTGTACCCAGTCCCATCGACCCACCCGCTTACTCATCCTCTTTACTTTCTTTGAGCTCACCGTtgtatccatacaagtaattgGTAGTTCATGTTCGCATCCACCATTGGTGGTCAGATTTTTCATTAATGTTGTACTTTTAATTTTTTGTATCTCCTGAATCCCATGATGCCCTTGACCATTATTCCTATCCCTCCCCTATCAATGGCAGTTAATCCTAAAATGAATTCTGAAAGTGCATCACTTGATCTCAAAACATAATATAGACAGTGCATATTTATTCCACATCTTTATACAGGTCAAGTATCTTGGAGAAGAAGGCGAAAATACTCCCGTGGCTGGAGCAGTGTCTATTTGTTCTCCATGGGATCTGTTGGTTAGTTGCTGGATCTAATTCACTAGGAAGACTTGAATGCTTAGTATGTAGAAATTTTTATTAAGTTGTGCCTCAATAATTACAGTCACTTTTGCACCTCTTCAAATGTGGAAATGCCTAAGTGACTTAAGTCCTgttcccttttccttttccaatCGTTCCTAGCCTTGCtattccctccgttccaaattactTGTCACTTTagttttatcaaattttgtTCATTAAATCAACCTTGAAATATGTATTGATAGTGTATTTATTGGTATTGtgtaaattaatatatttttctataaacatGGTCAAAGTTAGAGAGGTTTAACTTAGAACAAATCTAAAGTGACATGTAATTTGGAACATGGAGTAGTAGTTAATGTTTGCTGGTATTAGTGAAGAAGGATGAGCACATTTGGCTCTCCCTGAAAAGCAAGGAAATTTTTCCTTGCAGTGCTCAAGAGGGCTAGACAAGGGAACCAAACATACATCCCATCTGCTAACCTTGCTGGGCATGTTAGACAAGCGAATGTGTCTTGCATCAGGAAACATATTTATGTTATACTAGTTCTGGATATATTTTCCTATAAAAAGAAGTTTCTCCATAGACTGTCAGCCTCATCTTTATTACTGGCTAGGATTCTTTGTAACAAAGTTCATTAGTTGTTTCTACAGCACAGTGCCAAAACAACAAACTGGCCGTTAAGCTCACTGTGTTTTGTCGTTTCACTTCATTTTTGTAGATTGGTGACAGATTTATTTCCCGCAAGTTTGTGCAACGTATTTATGACAAAGCACTTGCAATTGGTCTGAAGGGCTATGCAAAGCTGTAAGCTTCTATTTCTCACTAAGCTTTATACACTCTACGTATTATATGAGACTATTTATTTCTGCAGAATCTCCACATCTTAAAAGGTATATGTTATGGCTGTTGTTGGGATTGAGATCGtgagagagcgagagagcgGCGGCTATGGTTTTTTGGCGCCGggaacgccggccgcggggcttcgcccacggccggcaagagggaagggatttccttctaatctcttgcttgattagatCGATACATctctccttatatagagaggtttacttaacccctaagcaagcgactaattaaccctaatgggctaaggcccaataggccCCTTGACTCTTCTAACACTACACCCCACCTGGACATGCAGCTCGTCCCCGAGCTGCAACCTAACAATGACTCTACTAGACGCAAACCGAACACCTAAGAACAAGCCTTTTACATCTCGGCTTATTTTAAATAAATTGCgactctttattttttttgactCCTGAAGATAAGGCAGACACCCTCCGCGTGCTGGATCTGCACGTATGTCACCGCTTGAATCCCACGGAGACCATCGGAACGAGAGGGGTGCGCGGGTACGGCCACCTGGAATTAATCGGGATTGCGACCAGCGGAGACGTCCTCGTGGCGGCCGGTAGCGAAAAGCGGTGGCGCTAGGCAGTGCATCCCCGCCTGCGGCAAAGAGGAAACCGCCTCCCCTATCGCCGCTGCCGCAGAGTTGGAGTTCATCGATCGCGGAAACAACACCTTGCTCACGCATGAAGACAGCAGAACATCGGCGTGATTGCTGGTAGCCGTCTGACGGGGCGAGGATGCGCTCCCCTTTGCCAAGGTCGACCGCCATCAAGGCTGCCTCGTGCATCTTCCGGCGCATCTGGCGCATCTCCTGTAGCCATCTCCGCGCCAGGAGACGgcgtgctgcagcctgcagccgcaCTGCCGCCTGGATGAATGAAGCCGCTTGGTCCTGTTGCTCCTTGCGCATCACGCGGACGAGCCGTCGCGCCAAGAACTTGCGCGTTGCCGCTTGTAGGTGCACGACCGCCTCTCTCTTTCGCTCAAGTTGTATCGTCTCCTGGAGAGCGGCTTGTATCTGGACTATTGTAACCCTTATGTCGGCGCACAGATCCTTGGTGAATGATGGAACAATCGCTGCAGGAGACGCTCTTACCTTTGGGAGTCGCACATCTGCAGCGGAACCTGGCACGGGGCTGGGGGCGGTGAACGACGGGAAGGCGGTCGTGGCCATGGTGGCGGCAGCCGTGAAGGAAGGGCTCCCCAGCGAAGTAGATCCATACCCCGGCATCCCGTAGGAGAAGGGCGCGCTGGATGTCGGCGAAGACGTTGGGGGTGCCGTGGacagcgtggcggcggccgtcgatgAAGAACTTGCCAGGATTGTAGATCCGTACCTTGGCATCCCATAGGGCATGGACGCCGCAGGggtcgacgtcggcggcggtTGAAGGCGCGACTCCATAGAGGTGATGCGCGCCTCCATGCGCGTCTCCATGTCACCCATGCTGCTCAGCAGCTTGGTCATCAGGGCGGCCAGACCCTCcatggttggcggcggcggtggtggctcaGACTTGTCGTCGCCTGGCATAGCTGATACCAGATTGTTAGAAATTGGATCCCTACCAAGGCGTGGGCGCAGGTTGTAGGCGTGGGAAGGATGAGGACAGAGGATGATGCGCGCCCGACGGCTTCTGGGCGCCGTGGTCGCGCAAGGGGGAGGAGGCAGGGGGGCGAgagagcggcggctagggtttttgggcgccgggaacgccggccgcggggcttcacccacggccggcaagagggaagggatttccttctaatctcttgcttgattagattgatacatctcctctccttatatagagaggtttacttAACCCCTAAGCAAGTgactaattaaccctaatgggctaaggcccaataggccCCTTGACTCTTCTAACAGTATACTAATGTTAATCAGGAAATTTATGGTCAGTTGTGATTCCACAACTTTCTCCCACGGACCTCTGTTGCTTCTCTTAAATCTAAGCTTTTAAATAATTAAAGTTCTCTCCTGAGAATAGGAATAGCATATACAAATATTTGAAAAGCTTGTATTGTAGGGGTTGCTAACGATATTCAACAGTACAAGTGACTGAACTATAGTTTTCTAGAGGGATTTACAAGTGAACACGATAATATTTCCATGATCATTTGTGGATGGTTAGAATATTCATTTGTAGATGTACCAGTGTTTACGCTTTCTGCTTTTTTGTTGCATATAACTAGTTGTGTCCATCCTTCAGTCCTTCACTTGCTGATCTGCTGGAACATAGCAGTCCAGAGGCATCTGTTAAGGGTATAATAGTCAAGCGTAGTTATTCCTATTCTAGGGTAATAGTCAAGGGTAGTTATTcctattctagggtttgggtgctctCATGTACTATATTATCCCCTTTGGGGCTACCCATTACACACATACAGTTCAGTCCTCTTCTCATCTCAATTCCTAACATACATTGAGATGAATGAACGGTAAGAGAGAGGGGAAGAAGACAGCAGCTGTGGTATATGAGGTAGTCTATATGGGCCTCTTGGGCCTGATAGTATATGGACCATACTTCACAGTATCGTGACGATGTAACTGAGTTCTGTCTTGTTATCTTGTAGGAACATAAATTCCAATTaagtgcacaaattttttgttGGATGCTTTCACATGGCACACATATAATAAGCATGATCAGTATTCAGTATTCACTGTTGAGAAAGCTTACCTTTGCCTTTTGCAGACATCAACCTATCTTGGCCCGACTTGCAAATTGGGAAGGTATTAAAAAGGTTTGACTTCCTCTGCTGCAATCTTGATTCGTACTGAACTAAACATTTTTATATAGTATTTATGTTATTAAGGATAATCTACGAGCTGTCAACTGTTTGACTAGTTGTATTGTATACCTTTTGAACCCCTAGGTTGTTTCACAGAAATCTTGTGTCTTGATGGGCTCTTCGTGACTTGATACTCCATTGCTTATTTTTCTTTTGTCGCTAATTTGGCAGTCACGATCTATCCGGGAATTCGACCACCATGCTACCTGTGTTGTTGCAAGATATGAGGTACCTTACATGGCAGCAAGCCTTTGCTGATTCTATCCTCATTCATATAATTCATGTTCACTTTTCTCGTGGCTTTTATGGCATTTATATAGATAATATT contains:
- the LOC120708804 gene encoding ammonium transporter 3 member 1-like; this translates as MTSDDPNAFNMTLAYLPGAGVPHWLNKGDNAWQMVSATLVGMQSVPGLVILYGSIVKKKWAVNSAFMALYAFAAVWLCWVTWGYQMSFGERLLPMWGKAGHALGQDVLLGQASLPATEHRYAHHGAVETPGIMPWYPMASMVYFQCVFAAITLILLAGSLLGRMNFKAWMLFVPLWLTFSYTIGAFSIWGGGFLFHWGVMDYSGGYVIHLSSGVAGFTAAYWVGPRSTKDRERFPPNNVLLMLTGAGILWMGWAGFNGGDPYSANIDSSLAVLNTNICAATSLLVWTCLDVIFFKKPSVIGAVQGMITGLVCITPGAGLVQGWAAILMGMLSGSIPWFTMMVVHKRSRLLQQVDDTLGVFHTHAVAGVLGGVTTGLFAHPSLCPLFLPVSNSKGAFYGSGIQLVKQVGGALFIISWNLVVTTLVCLVVRFVVPLRMPDDELTIGDDAVHGEEAYALWGDGEKFDSTKHGWYSDNDTQHNKAPSGVTQDV
- the LOC120708805 gene encoding embryogenesis-associated protein EMB8-like isoform X2 is translated as MSDSQAVAGGESPAELLLRAAAMAPAERYALAAVAVVSVFLYRFLELHVIGDALRGFRGGRVELTFHPASEIYHRVASKCRSLHGRYLATPWLASPHLQTLFLGISGRPPSFTYKRQLYTVRDGGTIALDWLLASDLEDGFISKDDSTPLVVVVPGLTSDSAAAYVKHLVYSIASKGWNVVVSNHRGLGGVSITSDCFYNGGWTEDVREVINYLHHRYPQTPLFCIGTSIGANIVVKYLGEEGENTPVAGAVSICSPWDLLIGDRFISRKFVQRIYDKALAIGLKGYAKLHQPILARLANWEGIKKSRSIREFDHHATCVVARYETVDTYYRRCSSASYVGNVSVPLLCINALDDPLCTREAIPWDECRANKNIVLATTPNGGHLAFFQGLTAGRLWWVGAASEFLFALHESSYMHRQKANDHVLHSSLESSIDKSPYVNIMEDGMVAPVTKDGPGNNDGSPSDHEVGVQLSNGVDGRQQLEVSGEKHNEHVSGSGNESPAGSANRQGDGIYSNKLHEIIAPVKRSINQLTRHQRKSIWLLAYIAFVTSWPLLGSLAFITFRKKFRNPLRAK
- the LOC120708805 gene encoding embryogenesis-associated protein EMB8-like isoform X1 — protein: MSDSQAVAGGESPAELLLRAAAMAPAERYALAAVAVVSVFLYRFLELHVIGDALRGFRGGRVELTFHPASEIYHRVASKCRSLHGRYLATPWLASPHLQTLFLGISGRPPSFTYKRQLYTVRDGGTIALDWLLASDLEDADGFISKDDSTPLVVVVPGLTSDSAAAYVKHLVYSIASKGWNVVVSNHRGLGGVSITSDCFYNGGWTEDVREVINYLHHRYPQTPLFCIGTSIGANIVVKYLGEEGENTPVAGAVSICSPWDLLIGDRFISRKFVQRIYDKALAIGLKGYAKLHQPILARLANWEGIKKSRSIREFDHHATCVVARYETVDTYYRRCSSASYVGNVSVPLLCINALDDPLCTREAIPWDECRANKNIVLATTPNGGHLAFFQGLTAGRLWWVGAASEFLFALHESSYMHRQKANDHVLHSSLESSIDKSPYVNIMEDGMVAPVTKDGPGNNDGSPSDHEVGVQLSNGVDGRQQLEVSGEKHNEHVSGSGNESPAGSANRQGDGIYSNKLHEIIAPVKRSINQLTRHQRKSIWLLAYIAFVTSWPLLGSLAFITFRKKFRNPLRAK